The DNA region CCTCTCCCCAGCCCTGACCACCGAGATGCTCGATAGGCTACGTCAGCATCCGCCCCTAAAACTAGGCATCCTCGCCTCCGGCAGTGGCAGTAATTTTGAAGCGATCGCCCAAGCCATTGCCGACCAGCAGCTCAACGCCCACATCCAAGTGGTGGTGTACAACAATCCCGGAGCCAAGGCTGCCGACCGCGCCGCCAAATTTGGCATTCCCGCCGTGTTGCACAACCATCGCGACTATGCTCAGCGGGAAGACCTAGATCGCGCCATTATTCAAACCTTTCAAGACTACGACGCCACCTGGCTGATTATGGCGGGCTGGATGCGTCGCGTCACCCAAGTGTTGATTGACGCCTTTCCCCAGCGCTGCCTGAACATTCACCCCAGTCTGCTGCCGAGCTTTCCCGGCACCCATGCCGTAGAACAGGCCCTAGCCGCCGGAGTGGCGATCGCTGGCTGTACGGTGCATCGGGTGGAGTTGAAAGTAGACAGCGGCCCAATCATTATGCAGGCTGCCGTACCGATCCTTCCTGGCGACAGCGCCGACACTCTTCACCCTCGCGTGCAGGTGCAGGAACATCGACTCTATCCAGCAGCGATCGCCCTAGCGGCCTGGCAGAATCTGCAAAACGGCCAGGACATCTAAACGTAAGTTCGATGGGTGTACTCTTCGTCTGTAGGGTGCTAGGCGAAGCCGTAACGCACCGTTTCATGCGGCTTGGATGCGTTAGGCTCGAAGACCCTCACCCCAAACCCCTCGCCCAGGGCGGGCGAGGGGCTTTGAAAACCTTCCTTGCTCCCCTTCTCCCCTTGTGGGAGAAGGGGCTGGGGGATGAGGGGAAACGAGGGGGCAGCTCATCAGGAGGCTAGTTAAACCCGAGTGCGATCGGTGAGGATCTCGTAGCCGTTTTCGGTGACCAGCACCGTATGTTCAAACTGGGCCGACAGACTGCGATCCACCGTCACCACCGTCCAGCGATCGGCTAGGGTGCGGGTAAACTTCGAGCCAGCATTCAAAATAGGCTCGATGGC from Candidatus Obscuribacterales bacterium includes:
- the purN gene encoding phosphoribosylglycinamide formyltransferase, translated to MTAQRGNLSCNFDDSCTRPMFNDAIQSDSLAQASLLSPALTTEMLDRLRQHPPLKLGILASGSGSNFEAIAQAIADQQLNAHIQVVVYNNPGAKAADRAAKFGIPAVLHNHRDYAQREDLDRAIIQTFQDYDATWLIMAGWMRRVTQVLIDAFPQRCLNIHPSLLPSFPGTHAVEQALAAGVAIAGCTVHRVELKVDSGPIIMQAAVPILPGDSADTLHPRVQVQEHRLYPAAIALAAWQNLQNGQDI